From Halorussus lipolyticus:
GTCTCAGAGGCCCGCGAGGAGGGAATCCCGATTCACTACCACGCCAACGAGACCGAGGACGAAGTGGCCCCAATCGTAGACGAACAGGGCGAGCGACCCCTCGAATACGCCCGCGAGTTGGACATGACCGGCGACTCGGATTTCGTGGCCCACGGCGTCCACGTCGATGAATCGGAAATCGACCTGCTGGCCGAGACCGGTCTGGGCGTCATCCACTGCCCGGCCTCGAACATGAAACTCGCCAGCGGGATGGCCCCGGTCCAGAAGATGCTCGACGCGGGCGTGACGGTCGGACTGGGAACCGACGGCGCGGCCTCGAACAACGACCTCGACATGTTCGACGAGATGCGCGACGCCGCGATGGTGGGCAAACTCGCCGAGGAGGACGCCAGCGCGGTCCCGGCCGAGTCGGTCGTCCGGATGGCGACCCGAGGGAGCGCCGACGCGCTGGGCTTCGACAGCGGCCGCATCGAGGCAGGCGCGAACGCCGACATCGCGGTCGTGGACTTCGACTCTGCGCACCTCACGCCCCACCACGACCTCGTGAGCCACCTCGCCTACGCCGTCCGCGGGTCGGACGTGCGCCACACGGTCTGTGACGGCGCGGTGCTGATGCGCGACGGCGAGGTCCTGACCCTCGACGCCGAGGCGGTCCGGGAACGCGCCGAGAAGTGCGCCGCCGAGGCAGTCGAGCGCGCGGAGTAGGTCGGCGTCGGTCCTCCGCCCGAGGTTCCTGTCGGAAACGAGCTATTGAAGATTCAGTTGAACGATTAGATTGGTTTCTAAACTTTCTAACGCTCTCTCGTTCTTTCTAACTGCATGTTTGAACGCTGAAAACAGAGTGGACGACGGGCGGGGTTTAATCACTCGTTGCCCATAGGACCGAGTGGAATGACCTCGAAGAAACGACTGCTGGCGGTCGCTCTCGCGGGACTCCTCGTCCTGTCGAGCGTCTCGGCCGCGAGCGCAGTGAGTAGTGCAGGCAACACGGCGGCGAACGACTCGCTGACCGTGACGGTCGAGAACGCAGGAAACGACGGCGCGACGGTTTCGGTCACGCAGAACGACACCGCGGTCGCTAACGCCTCGGTGACGGTCGAGGCCAACACGACCTACGCGGGCGTCGGCGAGTACACCACCGGCGACGCCGGCGGGGTGTCGCTCCCCGAACCCGCCGAGAACGTGACTGTCGATGTCACGGCCGCGAAGGGCAACGTGACCGGTTCCACGACCGCGACGATTTACGCCGCTGAAGACGGCGACACTTCCGACGACGGCGACGACAAGAAGACGTTCGGCGACCTCGTGTCGTCGTTCGTCGAGGAGATGATGAACGCGGGCGACGACGGCGGTCCCATCGGACAGGTCATCTCGGAGTTCGTGACGGAGAACAACCCCGGTAACGCCTCGGAGAAGCGCCCTGACCACGCCGGGAAGCCCGACGACGCGGGTAAGAACGGCAAGGACAAGGGGAAGCCTGACCACGCTGGCGGGCAGAACAAGACCGACGACGACGGCGACTCGCAGGGTCCGCCCGAGAACGCGGGCAAGGACAAGGGCGACGACTCGGACGATTCCGATAGCTCCGACGACGACTCCGACAGCAATTCTAACGGCAACGGAAACGGCAAGAACAAGGGTAACGGCAAGGGCAAAGGCCG
This genomic window contains:
- a CDS encoding amidohydrolase, coding for MTKVRIAGGQVLRPDETVEEADVLVDSESGDIVAVGDPDEVPEGDETLDAEDSLVMPGLVNAHTHVAMTLLRGYADDKQLDAWLQEDIWPVEAELTAEDVRAGTELGLLEMIRSGTTGFADMYFHVPEIVDAVEDAGLRARVGHGVVTVAKDEEGAREDLDTSIEVAREFDGAADGRVTTAFMPHSLTTVGDEYLREYVSEAREEGIPIHYHANETEDEVAPIVDEQGERPLEYARELDMTGDSDFVAHGVHVDESEIDLLAETGLGVIHCPASNMKLASGMAPVQKMLDAGVTVGLGTDGAASNNDLDMFDEMRDAAMVGKLAEEDASAVPAESVVRMATRGSADALGFDSGRIEAGANADIAVVDFDSAHLTPHHDLVSHLAYAVRGSDVRHTVCDGAVLMRDGEVLTLDAEAVRERAEKCAAEAVERAE